The proteins below are encoded in one region of Helianthus annuus cultivar XRQ/B chromosome 2, HanXRQr2.0-SUNRISE, whole genome shotgun sequence:
- the LOC118485846 gene encoding uncharacterized protein LOC118485846 codes for MRVKFVVYTGGKWDVINGNIEYVTHGDSRRRGLEIETDHSYNSFLNYVSKMCDTPNIMRLSYRMSTFTDLIDIINDRDVRFFLIWRRRILLNYIKYMLFKSLVLVPLVFLTPDLNISVKESVDVLNDECPILENNFEKSSTSNNESASSSIVFEAGHIFNNKEEMKLELGKKCLLEHFEFKVDRSSKTRYEVSCMGDGCEWRFKAYAIPGGSLFFVKHMNNRHTCSKTQTHPHFRQANPKVLGHFLKEQLKDSGRIYRAKEIVKDFRQRFEVEITKLQAWRGKSHALELLQGTTRDSFAELLIYCYNLKLANPGSVTHILVDEQSRFEMVFVALGDAIRSFMFNLRPVVIIDAAHLKGEFKGTLFLAVGMDGNNQILPIAYGIGKSEDGESWTWFLSKLRDRVGEITDMAIISNRANSIHVEYEALWWKTCKSYWMSDFNESFNALCLAVPRIRQVLTNIGFGRWARAHCPSNRYHYMTSNSAESINSLSRFSLKMPITQLIEFFRESVQKWFYDRRLQGMQESHSLTQWAQKKILKKIKGSRTWNVAGIGVNSFVVKDGGKKGVIDFLNLSCSCRVWEVSGLLCGHVIAVSRFLGEPNCSHYAFSCYSNEVYKKRMKNRLILCLIGLNG; via the exons ATGAGGGTCAAGTTTGTTGTTTATACTGGGGGGAAGTGGGATGTCATTAACGGAAACATTGAGTATGTTACTCATGGCGATTCAAGGAGACGTGGTTTAGAAATTGAAACAGATCATTCATATAATAGTTTTTTAAACTATGTTTCTAAGATGTGTGATACTCCAAACATTATGCGGTTGTCATACCGGATGTCTACGTTTACTGATCTGATCGATATAATTAATGATCGAGAtgttagattttttttgatttgGCGACGCAGAATCCTTTTGAATTATATAAAGTATATGTTATTCAAGAGTTTGGTGTTGGTTCCTCTGGTTTTTCTAACTCCAGATCTAAATATTTCAGTAAAAGAAAGTGTTGATGTTTTAAACGATGAGTGTCCtattttagaaaataattttgaaaaatcatcCACTTCTAACAACGAATCAGCTTCTTCATCTATAGTGTTTGAGGCCGGTCATATATTCAATAACAAAGAAGAGATGAAGCTTGAGTTGGGAAAGAAATGTTTGTTAGAGCATTTCGAGTTTAAAGTTGATAGATCATCAAAGACACGGTATGAAGTGTCATGCATGGGTGATGGTTGTGAATGGCGATTTAAGGCATACGCTATTCCTGGTGGTAGTTTATTTTTTGTTAAACATATGAACAATAGACACACCTGTTCGAAGACGCAAACACACCCACATTTCCGTCAGGCTAACCCAAAGGTTTTGGGTCACTTTTTAAAGGAACAACTAAAAGACAGTGGTAGGATATATCGAGCGAAAGAGATTGTCAAAGATTTTAGACAAAGGTTTGAGGTTGAGATAACAAAGCTTCAAGCTTGGCGTGGTAAAAGCCATGCACTTGAACTTCTACAAGGAACAACCCGAGACTCTTTTGCCGAACTACTAATATACTGTTACAATTTGAAGCTTGCAAATCCTGGAAGCGTTACTCACATCTTGGTTGATGAGCAGAGTCGTTTTGAAATGGTTTTTGTTGCTTTAGGTGATGCG ATTCGTAGCTTTATGTTTAATCTAAGACCGGTCGTTATCATTGACGCGGCACACCTAAAGGGTGAATTTAAAGGGACGTTGTTTTTAGCAGTGGGCATGGATGGAAATAATCAGATTTTACCAATTGCTTATGGCATTGGAAAATCAGAGGATGGTGAATCTTGGACATGGTTTCTCTCAAAGCTTAGAGACCGTGTTGGTGAAATAACAGATATGGCGATCATTTCGAATAGGGCGAATTCTATACATGTAG AGTACGAGGCACTATGGTGGAAGACATGTAAATCTTATTGGATGTCTGACTTTAACGAGTCATTCAATGCTTTGTGTCTTGCCGTTCCTAGAATACGacaagttttaacaaatattgggTTTGGTAGATGGGCAAGAGCTCATTGTCCTAGCAATCGATACCACTATATGACATCTAATAGTGCGGAGTCTATTAACTCTTTGTCTAGATTCTCGCTTAAGATGCCGATAACGCAACTTATCGAATTCTTCCGCGAGTCTGTACAAAAATGGTTTTATGACCGTCGACTGCAGGGCATGCAGGAGAGCCACTCACTGACTCAGTGGGCACAGaagaaaattttaaagaaaattaaAGGGTCTAGAACCTGGAATGTTGCAGGCATCGGGGTAAACAGTTTTGTTGTTAAAGACGGTGGGAAAAAGGGTGTAATTGATTTTTTGAATCTTTCGTGCAGCTGCCGTGTCTGGGAAGTTTCGGGTCTACTTTGTGGGCATGTGATTGCTGTTTCAAGATTTTTAGGTGAACCTAACTGCAGTCATTATGCATTCTCGTGTTATTCAAACGAAGTATACAAAAAACGTATGAAGAATCGATTAATCCTCTGCCTCATAGGTCTAAATGGGTGA